The bacterium genome segment AGAGTGCTTTATCTCCATCTTGCCTAACACTATCAATTATAGTTTTAACCGATACCTCTACGTTTTTATCAGGAACAGAGGTTGTGTTAACAATCTTTTTTAGTTCTTTCAAACTTATTTTTTTCATCTCAAACTCTCAATAGGTTTACTATAATCAGGTTGTTTAAATATGTATGAACCAGCAACAAGTATCTCAACACCTGCTTCTTTTACAATTTTGGCAGTTTCTTCATTAATTCCGCCGTCTATCTGTATCTCATATCGGTAATTGTTTTCTCTTTTCATTTCTGCAAGTTTAGATATTTTAGGCACCACCTCTCCCATAAACTTTTGACCTCCAAACCCAGGGTTTACGCTCATTATAAGTATCTGGTCAACTATGTTGAGCAATGGATAGATTGATTCTACAGGGGTTGGTGGATTAACAACGATACAAGCTTTTTTACCATATTGCTGTATATCTTTAATTATTGATTTATGGTTCAGGTCTACTTCTATATGTATACCAATTATATCAGAACCAGCGTCTGCAAAGTTTTTCCAGTACTTTTGTGGCTCACTAATCATAAGATGAGTATCAAAAGGTAGTGTAGAATATTTTCTGACAGATTCAATAACCATAGGTCCAAAGGTTATGTTAGGAACAAAATGTCCGTCCATAACATCAAAATGTATCATATCCGCACCAGCACCAGAAATTCTTTTAACCTCTTCCCCAAGAATACTAAAATCCGAAGACAACATAGACGGGGATATTTTTATTTTTTGCATATTCGAACCTCCATTCACTTATTCAACATCCTTTACATCAACTTTTTTTCTCAATTTTTTCTTTTCTGAAGTTAATCTTTTATTTCTTAA includes the following:
- the rpe gene encoding ribulose-phosphate 3-epimerase yields the protein MQKIKISPSMLSSDFSILGEEVKRISGAGADMIHFDVMDGHFVPNITFGPMVIESVRKYSTLPFDTHLMISEPQKYWKNFADAGSDIIGIHIEVDLNHKSIIKDIQQYGKKACIVVNPPTPVESIYPLLNIVDQILIMSVNPGFGGQKFMGEVVPKISKLAEMKRENNYRYEIQIDGGINEETAKIVKEAGVEILVAGSYIFKQPDYSKPIESLR